One Silene latifolia isolate original U9 population chromosome 4, ASM4854445v1, whole genome shotgun sequence DNA segment encodes these proteins:
- the LOC141651244 gene encoding uncharacterized protein LOC141651244, protein MKGVKRFGINGKLSPKFVGPYEVFERIGEVVYRLALVPNLSKVHNVFHVSQLRRYRSDPSQVLQSDVVEVELNLTYEEQAVRILDRKDKTLRNKVVPLVKVLWRSQKFEEATWETEASMRERYPQLFDFGNPSISSFEDETFLKVLEL, encoded by the coding sequence atgaaaggggtgaagaGATTTGGTATTAATGGCAAGTTGAGCCCAAAGTTTGTTGGACCTTATGAGGTATTTGAGCGGATTGGAGAGGTGGTTTATAGGTTAGCGTTAGTCCCAAATTTATctaaggttcataatgtctttcATGTGTCTCAATTAAGGAGGTATCGTAGTGACCCCTCCCAAGTACTTCAGTCAGATGTGGTCGAGGTGGAACTAAACCTCACTTATGAGGAGCAAGCAGTACGTATCCTAGATAGGAAAGATAAGACCCTAAGGAATAAGGTCGTTCCACTGGTAAAGGTTTTGTGGCGCAGCCAAAAGTTTGAAGAGGCTACATGGGAAACTGAAGCATCTATGCGGGAGAGATATCCGCAACTATTCGATTTCGGTAACCCTTctatttcaagtttcgaggacgaaacttttctTAAGGTGCTAgagttgtaa